In Daphnia magna isolate NIES linkage group LG6, ASM2063170v1.1, whole genome shotgun sequence, the following are encoded in one genomic region:
- the LOC116924332 gene encoding uncharacterized protein LOC116924332 isoform X2 — translation MTAMGHTMVTVSLLLLVMSCSMGNQHSAVAFSEESLKDLSRLPHFQRHWLQRLDQQANTKRNLNTRLTTALPSSTTTTTTTTTTATLIETTDDSLEEVGERDERVTTSGPSVVSRHADGGVDRSSLTLTISEAKERLKARKIKKSKIKTALMQQKEAEEDGHNYKKADAHLRDEKEEAVEVKKHIQRMVNASCSTPALRLVYVRQQHEAAPNVRYLPACTWLHRCSDEIGCCTDDSKTCSASHIESVSLPFFVLTMTGMETKRTVTRLSFENHTSCECVGRNSDVMPRTEPYSIADEPGHHHRRRPSSLLHDGTNSSDEGKDHHEHSKKKTKSVQLRRRQLGRVAMARSADPHLFLQQRDQEILEEQEEEFVSESSHPMISKRQLSDAPLQTKNLNHSNGSQCRCPSGYTPVGNDKKKRTTTTCGMCQCYDEENRHHRHRHQSNNRGKWPSNHRPARQPLLRCGRLKRGLDAFSPRDRGCIIEKKCGTPECDYGRYVQLAGRCPRRNELRPASSSVSG, via the exons atgacgGCCATGGGCCATACGATGGTGACCGTGTCGTTATTGCTGCTAGTTATGTCTTGTTCGATGGGCAACCAACATTCGGCTGTTGCCTTTTCAGAAGAATCGCTGAAAGATCTCAGTCGATTGCCTCATTTTCAACGTCACTGGTTGCAACGACTCGATCAACAGGCCAACACGAAACGCAATTTGAATACGAGGCTGACGACCGCATTGCCCAGcagcacaacaacaacaacaacgacgacgaccACCGCCACTTTGATTGAGACGACTGACGATTCGTTGGAAGAG GTAGGGGAAAGAGATGAAAGAGTAACGACTAGCGGCCCGTCAGTGGTTAGCCGGCATGCGGATGGTGGAGTGGACCGTTCATCGCTGACATTGACAATCAGCGAAGCTAAAGAAAGACTCAAGGCTAGGAAGAtcaaaaaaagcaaaatcaaaacgGCCCTGATGCAGCAAAAGGAGGCAGAAGAAGACGGCCACAACTACAAAAAAGCAGACGCTCATTTGAGAGATGAAA AAGAGGAAGCGGTGGAAGTGAAGAAACACATCCAGCGGATGGTCAACGCCAGTTGTTCGACGCCGGCCTTACGTTTAGTGTACGTGCGACAACAACACGAGGCGGCGCCCAACGTCCGCTACCTTCCGGCTTGCACGTGGCTTCATCGTTGCTCCGACGAAATCGGATGTTGCACCGATGATTCGAAAACTTGTTCCGCCTCACACATCGAGTCCGTTTCCTTGCCCTTTTTC GTTTTAACAATGACGGGGATGGAAACGAAGAGAACGGTGACCCGTTTGTCGTTTGAAAATCACACGTCGTGCGAATGCGTTGGTCGCAATAGCGACGTCATGCCGCGAACGGAGCCTTACAGCATTGCCGACGAGCCCGGCCATCATCATCGTCGGCGTCCGTCCTCTCTGCTGCATGACGGCACTAACAGCAGCGACGAAGGTAAAGACCATCACGAACAtagcaagaaaaaaacgaaaagcgTCCAGCTGCGTCGGCGACAACTCGGCCGAGTCGCCATGGCCCGTTCGGCCGATCCGCATCTCTTTTTGCAGCAGCGTGATCAAGAAATATTAgaggaacaagaagaagaattcgTCAGCGAATCGTCCCATCCGATGATATCAAAGCGACAATTAAGCGATGCTCCACTTCAAACCAAGAACTTGAACCATTCAAA CGGGAGCCAATGTCGTTGCCCTTCCGGTTACACGCCAGTCGGTAACGACAAAAAGAAGAGGACGACGACAACGTGCGGAATGTGCCAGTGTTACGACGAAGAGAATCGCCATCACAGACACAGACATCAGAGCAACAATCGAGGGAAATGGCCATCGAATCATCGGCCAGCGCGTCAACCGCTGCTGCGTTGCGGCCGTTTGAAACGCGGGTTGGACGCGTTTTCTCCGCGTGACAGAGG GTGCATCATCGAGAAAAAGTGCGGGACTCCCGAATGCGATTACGGCCGTTACGTGCAGTTGGCAGGTCGTTGCCCGCGACGCAACGAATTGCGACCGGCTTCTTCATCCGTCAGCGGCTGA
- the LOC116924331 gene encoding guanylate cyclase soluble subunit beta-1, with product MYGFVNYALELLVLENYGKDVWEQIKKEAEVNMEGHFLVRQIYEDDVTYNIVGAAERVLKVPANLLLEKFGEKFLDFCQDSGYDRILQVLGATPRDFLQNLDALHDHLATIYPGMKAPSFRCTDAPDGSLILHYYSDRPGLESIVIGIVNAVAKKLHKVDVDVKLLRSSQGSSGHGEFLIQEKNKAKTHQDTTADDVDLIFSSNEPKISSQLFCRAFPFHVLFDRNLSIKQVGDSLKRILPASIDRSDCKITDILRMVRPHMELTFENLLAHINTVYILVTKEKKIDVQQQDKAVPSLATWRHEDGTGIIQEANLRLKGEMIHVPENGLMLFLGSPSVLNLEDLTRRGLYLSDIPLHDATRDLVLLSEQFEAEYKLTRDLEMLTDQLQQTKVELEREKQKTDTLLYSVLPPSVANELRHGRPVAARRYEMVTLLFSGIVGFSDLCARNSDANGVMKVVRMLNVLYTTFDVLTDPRKNPNIYKVETVGDKYMAVSGLPEPCKEQALCIARLALDMMDLSMDVSIDGISVQITIGIHCGEVMTGVIGQRMPRYCLFGNTVNLTSRTETTGTPGRINVSQDAYQLLQEPDNRDSQFCFSYRGPVVMKGKPEPMKVYYLDRASSSAAITAGWTNPID from the exons ATG TACGGATTCGTCAATTACGCACTCGAACTTCTCGTCCTCGAGAATTATG GAAAGGATGTCTGGGAACAAATCAA AAAGGAAGCCGAAGTCAATATGGAAGGCCATTTCCTTGTTCGCCAAATCTACGAGGACGACGTTACGTACAATATTGTTGGAGCAGCTGAACGCGTTCTAA AGGTGCCAGCCAATCTCCTGTTGGAAAAATTCGGGGAGAAATTTCTGGATTTCTGCCAAGATTCCGGTTATGATCGAATTCTTCAGGTATTGGGAGCCACACCCCGCGACTTCCTCCAG AATTTAGATGCCCTGCACGATCATCTAGCCACCA TTTATCCTGGGATGAAGGCACCGTCTTTCCGTTGCACCGATGCACCTGACGGCTCTCTCATTTTGCATTATTACTCCGACCGTCCTGGTCTCGAATCGATCGTCATCGGCATCGTTAAC GCCGTGGCAAAAAAGCTGCATAAAGTGGACGTTGATGTCAAATTGCTGCGCAGTTCGCAGGGCAGCAGCGGCCACGGCGAATTCCTCATTCAGGAAAAGAACAAGGCCAAAACACACCAGGATACGACGGCCGACGACGTCGATCTCATCTTCAGCTCCAATG AACCGAAAATATCGTCCCAACTTTTTTGCCGGGCTTTCCCATTTCACGTTTTATTCGATCGAAACTTGTCCATCAAGCAAGTAGGCGATTCTCTCAAGAGGATCCTGCCCGCCAGCATCGATCGATCCGACTGCAAGATCACAGATATTTTGCGCATG GTTCGACCTCATATGGAGTTGACTTTCGAGAATCTGTTGGCCCACATCAACACGGTGTACATTCTCGTGACAAAGGAGAAGAAGATCGACGTTCAACAACAGGATAAGGCGGTTCCATCTTTGGCCACCTGGCGCCACGAGGACGGAACAGGGATTATTCAGGAAGCCAATCTACGTCTCAAA GGCGAGATGATTCATGTTCCAGAGAACGGCCTAATGCTTTTCCTCGGTTCGCCCAGTGTCCTCAATTTGGAAGACTTGACCAG GCGTGGATTATATCTGTCTGATATTCCCCTGCACGACGCTACGAGGGATCTGGTGTTGCTGTCCGAACAGTTTGAGGCTGAATACAAATTGACTCGCGACTTGGAAATGTTGACAGACCAGTTGCAACAGACCAAAGTCGAATTGGAAcgtgaaaaacagaaaacagaCAC GTTATTGTATTCGGTTCTACCTCCTTCTGTGGCCAACGAATTGCGTCACGGACGTCCAGTTGCTGCCCGCCGTTACGAAATGGTGACTCTCCTCTTCAGCGGCATCGTCGGTTTCAG TGATTTGTGCGCTCGCAATTCGGATGCCAACGGAGTCATGAAAGTCGTGCGGATGCTCAACGTTCTCTACACGACATTTGACGTATTGACTGACCCAAGGAAAAATCCCAACATTTACAAG GTGGAAACAGTGGGTGATAAATATATGGCCGTCAGCGGCTTACCTGAACCGTGCAAAGAACAGGCTCTCTGCATTGCCCGATTGGCTCTCGACATGATGGACTTGTCAATGGACGTCTCCATCGATGGCATCTCCGTG CAAATCACCATTGGAATCCACTGCGGAGAAGTCATGACTGGAGTCATCGGACAGCGAATGCCTCGTTATTGCCTTTTCGGCAACACTGTCAACTTGACCAGCCGGACAGAGACGACGGGCACTCCGGGCAGGATCAACGTCTCGCAAGATGCTTACCA GTTGTTGCAAGAGCCGGACAACCGAGACtcgcaattttgtttttcttaccGTGGTCCTGTCGTAATGAAAGGGAAACCCGAGCCAATGAAAGTCTATTACCTGGACAGGGCCTCTAGCAGTGCAGCCATCACGGCGGGTTGGACAAACCCGATCGACTAG
- the LOC116924332 gene encoding uncharacterized protein LOC116924332 isoform X1: MTAMGHTMVTVSLLLLVMSCSMGNQHSAVAFSEESLKDLSRLPHFQRHWLQRLDQQANTKRNLNTRLTTALPSSTTTTTTTTTTATLIETTDDSLEEVGERDERVTTSGPSVVSRHADGGVDRSSLTLTISEAKERLKARKIKKSKIKTALMQQKEAEEDGHNYKKADAHLRDETEEEAVEVKKHIQRMVNASCSTPALRLVYVRQQHEAAPNVRYLPACTWLHRCSDEIGCCTDDSKTCSASHIESVSLPFFVLTMTGMETKRTVTRLSFENHTSCECVGRNSDVMPRTEPYSIADEPGHHHRRRPSSLLHDGTNSSDEGKDHHEHSKKKTKSVQLRRRQLGRVAMARSADPHLFLQQRDQEILEEQEEEFVSESSHPMISKRQLSDAPLQTKNLNHSNGSQCRCPSGYTPVGNDKKKRTTTTCGMCQCYDEENRHHRHRHQSNNRGKWPSNHRPARQPLLRCGRLKRGLDAFSPRDRGCIIEKKCGTPECDYGRYVQLAGRCPRRNELRPASSSVSG, encoded by the exons atgacgGCCATGGGCCATACGATGGTGACCGTGTCGTTATTGCTGCTAGTTATGTCTTGTTCGATGGGCAACCAACATTCGGCTGTTGCCTTTTCAGAAGAATCGCTGAAAGATCTCAGTCGATTGCCTCATTTTCAACGTCACTGGTTGCAACGACTCGATCAACAGGCCAACACGAAACGCAATTTGAATACGAGGCTGACGACCGCATTGCCCAGcagcacaacaacaacaacaacgacgacgaccACCGCCACTTTGATTGAGACGACTGACGATTCGTTGGAAGAG GTAGGGGAAAGAGATGAAAGAGTAACGACTAGCGGCCCGTCAGTGGTTAGCCGGCATGCGGATGGTGGAGTGGACCGTTCATCGCTGACATTGACAATCAGCGAAGCTAAAGAAAGACTCAAGGCTAGGAAGAtcaaaaaaagcaaaatcaaaacgGCCCTGATGCAGCAAAAGGAGGCAGAAGAAGACGGCCACAACTACAAAAAAGCAGACGCTCATTTGAGAGATGAAA CAGAAGAGGAAGCGGTGGAAGTGAAGAAACACATCCAGCGGATGGTCAACGCCAGTTGTTCGACGCCGGCCTTACGTTTAGTGTACGTGCGACAACAACACGAGGCGGCGCCCAACGTCCGCTACCTTCCGGCTTGCACGTGGCTTCATCGTTGCTCCGACGAAATCGGATGTTGCACCGATGATTCGAAAACTTGTTCCGCCTCACACATCGAGTCCGTTTCCTTGCCCTTTTTC GTTTTAACAATGACGGGGATGGAAACGAAGAGAACGGTGACCCGTTTGTCGTTTGAAAATCACACGTCGTGCGAATGCGTTGGTCGCAATAGCGACGTCATGCCGCGAACGGAGCCTTACAGCATTGCCGACGAGCCCGGCCATCATCATCGTCGGCGTCCGTCCTCTCTGCTGCATGACGGCACTAACAGCAGCGACGAAGGTAAAGACCATCACGAACAtagcaagaaaaaaacgaaaagcgTCCAGCTGCGTCGGCGACAACTCGGCCGAGTCGCCATGGCCCGTTCGGCCGATCCGCATCTCTTTTTGCAGCAGCGTGATCAAGAAATATTAgaggaacaagaagaagaattcgTCAGCGAATCGTCCCATCCGATGATATCAAAGCGACAATTAAGCGATGCTCCACTTCAAACCAAGAACTTGAACCATTCAAA CGGGAGCCAATGTCGTTGCCCTTCCGGTTACACGCCAGTCGGTAACGACAAAAAGAAGAGGACGACGACAACGTGCGGAATGTGCCAGTGTTACGACGAAGAGAATCGCCATCACAGACACAGACATCAGAGCAACAATCGAGGGAAATGGCCATCGAATCATCGGCCAGCGCGTCAACCGCTGCTGCGTTGCGGCCGTTTGAAACGCGGGTTGGACGCGTTTTCTCCGCGTGACAGAGG GTGCATCATCGAGAAAAAGTGCGGGACTCCCGAATGCGATTACGGCCGTTACGTGCAGTTGGCAGGTCGTTGCCCGCGACGCAACGAATTGCGACCGGCTTCTTCATCCGTCAGCGGCTGA